One Bradyrhizobium zhanjiangense DNA segment encodes these proteins:
- a CDS encoding helix-turn-helix transcriptional regulator: MMAGEVVTDLDVMTLEQIRSDPMYNEVLFPFGYRWFAGIGFWADTAAWALTIQRTGREGMFETRDKQLLAQLAPRLTETATLATAVGRVALTSMTDVLSRVRQPALVLNREGMVLRTNEVADCGFDDEIRIRERRLVLRDKQAMTKLDQLISLIRSTPDAIAIPASPILIRRTTKPPVVLRILPVDGVARSVFLGARAVLILSNLVPRAAPDPALIGQAFDLTRAEARLAALLATGASIDSASEHLGISRETARNHLKAIFSKTGAHRQSELVTLVSQLA; this comes from the coding sequence ATGATGGCGGGCGAGGTCGTGACCGACCTCGACGTGATGACCCTGGAGCAGATTCGCTCCGATCCCATGTACAACGAGGTGCTATTTCCGTTCGGATACCGTTGGTTCGCCGGCATAGGCTTCTGGGCCGACACCGCAGCATGGGCATTGACGATCCAGCGAACGGGCCGCGAGGGCATGTTCGAGACCCGCGACAAGCAATTGCTCGCGCAATTGGCGCCGCGCCTCACCGAGACCGCCACGCTCGCGACCGCCGTCGGCAGGGTCGCGCTGACGTCGATGACCGACGTCCTCAGCCGTGTTCGTCAACCTGCATTGGTCCTCAACCGAGAGGGAATGGTCCTGCGCACGAACGAGGTGGCCGACTGTGGCTTTGACGATGAGATCCGCATCAGGGAGCGGCGTCTCGTTCTGCGCGACAAGCAGGCGATGACGAAACTCGATCAGCTGATCAGCTTGATCCGGTCTACGCCTGACGCCATCGCTATCCCCGCCTCTCCGATCCTCATTCGTCGGACGACAAAGCCACCGGTTGTCTTACGCATACTGCCAGTGGACGGCGTCGCGCGTTCCGTCTTCCTCGGAGCGCGTGCCGTGCTGATCCTATCCAACCTCGTCCCGCGCGCTGCGCCAGACCCGGCGCTCATCGGCCAAGCCTTCGACCTCACACGAGCCGAAGCTCGATTGGCCGCGCTGCTTGCAACTGGCGCATCGATCGACAGCGCCTCCGAACACCTCGGCATTTCGCGCGAAACGGCTCGCAATCACCTGAAAGCGATCTTCTCGAAGACGGGAGCGCACCGCCAGTCGGAGCTGGTCACTCTCGTTTCTCAACTGGCATGA